One Trichormus variabilis 0441 genomic window, ACCAAGGGCAAATCACCTGTGCTTCTGCATTAGGCGAAGGAGCAGAGTTTGTCATTACAATTCCCATTACCCCAGCCTGAGTAGAAAGGGCTGAGTCAAATAATAAACACTACAAAAAATAAATTAGGATTTTTATTCAACACCAGCTACTATTTTCATTCACATAAAAGCATAATAGAAGTGTGACTGATCTGTTAGCCCCTTTACAATCATTAAACCAAGGTCACTGGTTCAAGCTCATCTGTGGAGCTAGTTTCCAGCACCTACCTGCTGTGAGAAGTTTAACATTGGCCTACACCTTAGCTGGTGCTGACTGCATAGATGTGGCTGCTGACCCAGCCGTGATTAGAGATGCCAAAGAAGCAATACAAGTAGCTAGAAATTTGGTGAAAGCAGCTCAAGCAAGAGGATTGGATTACCAAGGTCATGCACCTTTATTGATGGTGAGCTTAAATGACGGCGAAGACCCTCATTTCCGCAAAGCCGAGTTCAATCCCCACCATTGTCCTGCTGATTGTCCCAGACCTTGCGAGAAAATCTGTCCTGCTCAGGCAATTGTATTTAATCATCAAAAAGATAATTTTTCTGGAGTTGAATCTCAGAAATGCTACGGTTGCGGCCGTTGTCTGCCAGTTTGTCCTTATGATATAATTTATACAAATTCCTATATGTCAACGCCAGAGGCGATCGCGCCAATGGTCATGTCAGCAGGAATAGATGCCGTAGAAATCCATACAAAAGTGGGACGTTTGGCAGAGTTTAAGCAATTATGGCAAGTAATTTCACCGTGGGCAGACCAACTAAAGGTATTGGCTATCAGCTGTCCCGATGGCAAGCATCTAGTTGAATATCTCCAATCAATCTATGAACTAATTTCTCCACTTCCTACCACCTTAATCTGGCAAACCGACGGTCGCCCCATGAGTGGCGATATTGGAGATGGTACTACTTTAGCAGCAGTGAAACTAGGGCAAAAAGTCCTAGCAGCTAAATTGCCAGGATATATACAGCTAGCAGGTGGCACTAACAGCTACACAGTTGCTAAGTTAAAGGCAATGGGACTACTGAAAAAAGCCAGGGAGCAGGGAGCAGACAGTAGGGGGGAAATATCTCCTCTGACCCCTCACCCCTCCGTCTCCATCGCTGGAGTTGCTTACGGTAGCTACGCCCGTGTAATGCTGTCACCGATTATTGAGCAGTTAGAAAAGAAGGAGGTGAGTAATAGCAGTGTTAAGGCCACAGTACGCCTTGAAGAAGAACCAGAATTGCTTTGGCAAGCCGTAGAGCTTGCCCGTTCCCTCGTTTCCCAGCTCAAGTCACAGCAGGAGAGCTAATTGCTCTTCGTTATCTCTCAAAACGTCACAATAGAAAGCATGACGACTACAGACGATCTCCAAAAGTTGTTAGACATTTTGCCCCAAGACCTGCGACAAGTACTAGAGAACCATCCCAAACGAGATAGTTTAGTAGAAGTGGTCTTGGATTTGGGTCGTCGCCCAGAGGCTAGATTTCCTAATCAAGCCGAGTACCTGAGCGAAACACCCGTTACTCAAGCACAGATAGATGATTGCGTTCAGCGCGTAGGAAACTTTGGTGGAGATAATCGGGCAGGAATTGAGCAAACTTTGCATCGGATCAGTGCTATCCGCAACCGCAGTGGTAAGATAATTGGTCTGACCTGTCGTGTTGGTCGAGCTGTATTCGGTACGATAGGCATGATCCGCGATTTGGTGGAAACTGGTAAATCGATTCTCATGCTAGGACGGCCTGGTGTAGGTAAAACTACAGCTTTACGAGAAATTGCCCGTGTTTTAGCAGATGAATTGCATAAACGTGTGGTTATCATTGACACCTCCAACGAAATTGCTGGGGATGGCGATGTTGCTCACCCAGCCATTGGTCGTGCTAGGCGGATGCAGGTAGCTCATCCAGAACTGCAACATCAGGTAATGATTGAGGCAGTAGAAAATCATATGCCAGAAGTCATTGTCATTGATGAAATTGGTACAGAACTGGAAGCTTTAGCAGCCCGTACCATTGCCGAAAGAGGTGTACAGTTGGTAGGTACTGCCCACGGAAACCAGATAGAAAACCTGATCAAAAACCCCACACTGTCTGACTTAGTTGGGGGTATTCAAGCTGTGACACTGGGAGACGATGAAGCGAGACGCAGGGGTAGTCAAAAAACTGTTTTAGAACGGAAAGCCCCGCCTACCTTTGAGATTGCCGTGGAAATGTTAGAACGGCAACGTTGGGTAGTACACGAAAGTGTTGCGGATACGGTGGATACGCTTCTCCGAGGCCGTCAGCCTAGTCCACAAACGAGAACAGTGGATGACCAAGGCAAAGTCGCCATCACACGACAATTATCTGTTGTTAATGGTCGTGGCGGACAGTTGGCAACTCCTGAAGAATCTTTTTCACCAGCTAGAGCATCTAATGGTTGGCGTGCATCAGGACAAATGCTAGCCATCCCATCATTACCCCTAGAGCGAGAAAGAATTTCTGGACAAAGTGAATTTGACCGCTTGCTAGATGAATCGTTTAACTACCCAGAAGCTATCGATTTCGGCAGTAGTGCTAGACAACCAGGCCCCAACGGTGAAGATTTGCCACTGCACATTTACCCTTATGGTGTGAGTAGACATCAGCTAGAACAGGTGATTAGTGTTTTAACTTTGCCTGTGGTATTGACAAAAGATATAGATAATGCTGATGCAATTCTGGCATTGCGATCGCACGTCAAAAACCACGCTAAATTAAGGCAGATGGCTAAAGCCCGTCATGTACCTATCCATGTGATTAAGTCGAGTACCATTCCTCAAATTACCCGTGGACTGCGGCGCTTACTTAACTTGGATGATCCAGAAATAGCGGATGACCGAGAACTACAATTGTTTCTGCACAACGGTAGCGACGACGAAATGGACGCTTTAGAAGAAGCAAGACTAGCCGTCGAGCAAATCGTCATTCCCAAAGGACAACCCGTGGAGTTATTACCCCGTTCTCCGCAAGTCCGCAAAATGCAGCATGAGCTAGTAGAACACTATCGGCTCAAGTCCCATAGTTTTGGGGAAGAACCAAACCGTCGTTTACGGATTTATCCAGCGTAAACTGACTGAGTTTGTCAAGTAAATCCAGCGATCGCTCTCCAGTATTTTAGGGCGATCGCTTTTAGTTGGTAAAATTAATATCCAAAAATCTATGATTAATCAACTCCAAGACTATAACCCTAGCGGCGTAGGCGAAATCAATGGCAATCTCTTAGGTTTGCCCTGCGATTACGATTCTGCAAATTTAATTGTTTTTGCAGTCCCTTGGGAAGTTACGGTTTCCTATGGCGCAGGTACAGCCAATGGGCCACAAAGAATTCTGGATGCTTCAGTGCAACTAGATTTATTTGACTTTGATCATCCTGATGGCTGGAAACAAGGAATTTTCTTAGTGGAAATTCCCCAAGAAATTATCGAGAAAAATAATTATTATCGAGATTTAGCAGCACAAATTATTGAACGGCTAGCCCAAGGTAAATTACTCACAGACACACCAGATTTAACACCTGTACTGACAGAAATTAATCAAGCTTCCCAACAGGTAAATCAATGGCTATTTACACAATGTCAAGTAGCCATGAATCAAGGTAAACAAGTAGCAGTCATCGGTGGTGATCACAGTTCACCTTTAGGTTACTTTCAAGCATTATCAGCGAAATACCCCAATTTTGGCATTCTTCACATTGATGCACACGCAGATTTACGTGACGCTTATGAAGGGTTTGAGTTTTCCCATGCGTCGATTATGTTTAATGGGTTGAAACTACCGCAAATTTCTAAACTAGTGCAAGTAGGTTTACGCGATATCAGTCATGATGAAGTGCAAATGATTGATGAATCCCACGGACGCATCGTGGCGTATTACGACCCCATGATTAAACAAAAACTCTATGGTGGGACAAACTGGATCGAATTAAGCCGCGAAATTGTCAATCACTTGCCGGAATACGTCCACATTAGCTTTGATGTGGATGGTTTAGATCCAAAACTTTGTCCGAATACGGGTACACCTGTTCCTGGTGGTTTGGAATTGGAGCAAGTTTTTTGTCTATTTCGGGAATTGGTAAATAGTGGGAGAAAAATTATTGGCTTCGATGTCTGCGAAGTTGGTGATGGTGAATGGGATGGTAATGTAGGGGCGAGAGTGGTTTATAAATTAGCAAATTTAATGGATTTATCTCACAAACAATAAGCTGTTATTTTTCCGCAGGCAATGATAGACGGTTGGTCATTGCCTAGACACCAACTTTCAATTTATATCATCTATCCTGAGTGTAATTTTGAAGATAAAAATTAGGAATACTATGACTAATATTTATTAAATTAAGTGGGAATTTATGACTGTAATATTTGTAAATAATTAAAAAATAAAATCTTGAAAGCCTTGTAAGACAATGGTTTTCGTCTTCAACCTCAAGATTATAGTTGCATAGCTTCTTTGATGACCGCCTTTACTCATGCAGAAAATTAACTTCTATGCCATCATAGACAGTGAGAATTAAATCGGTGATAGTCTTTGTTTTTAGTATTAACAGGCTTTTCCTTGTGGTATTTACAGACCTCTCTCCGAAATTTAAATCTCTACACAGCCATGATTTTGGAGAGAAAAGAATGTCAATTTATGTAGGGAACCTCTCTTACGAAGTTACGCAAGAGGATATCAGCAACGTTTTTGCAGAATATGGTTCTGTAAAACGGGTTGTGCTACCTACTGACCGCGAAACAGGTCGCCTGCGTGGTTTTGCTTTTGTGGAAATGGGTTCAGATGCAGAAGAAACAGCCGCCATCGAGGGTCTTGATGGTGCTGAGTGGATGGGTCGTGACCTGAAAGTTAATAAAGCCAAGCCCAAAGAAGACAGAGGCTCCTTTGGTGGTGGAAACCGGGGAGGATACGGCGGTGGCGGTGGTCGTTCCCGTTATTAAGAATTAAAACTAAAAATTTAGCTAAATTCTTGAGGTCAGGCAAGTTGTCTGCCTTTTTTTTCATTTAATCCTGATGGAACACCAAAAAATAAATTATGCCAAATTGACAGTTAGTAGGGTGCGTCAGTGCAGGAAAACCTAGCTATACCAAGAAATTAACACAGTTTCTAGTTCATCGAGAGTAGAAAACATCTGATTAGCAACAGCTTCACGTAGAAGCGACCAAACACACTCAGTCGGTTGGAGTTGAGGTGTATAAGCAGGCAGAGGAAACAGAATGATACCAGCTGGCAACATTAATTGTTTACTGGTATGCCAACCAGCTTGATCAACAAGCAAAACAATGATTTTGTGATGATGAGGATTGACTTCAGCGGCAAAAGCATCTAAAGCCATTTGCATGACAGCAATGTTGACTCTGGGTAAAATCAAGAAAAACTCTCGCCAGTAGCTGGATGGACAAATCCATAAGTATAAAGCCATTGGTAACGAGTGCGATGCACAGCATTGGGACGATGACCTACTGGTGTCCAAACTCGACGGACGATGGGTTTGAGCCTAATCGAGCTTCATCTTCTGCCCAAACTTCAACTGATTTGTGCGGATGGAGGAAACGTAACAATCGCACAAACTCCGTTAACTCAGTTTTAAACATCTGTCTTTGAACAAAAGTTGCCGCCTCAGTATGCAGAGGTCGTGGTTGTTGCAGACTAAATCCTAGCCTTTTGAGGTAATCCCAAGCTGTAGTGACATGGAGTGTAATTCCAAACTGTACTCGGATCAATTCCCCTACTTTTGGCGCACTCCATAACCCCCATCTTCTGGTGGTGAAGCTAACCTTTGGCGCAACCACTGTTGTTGCTCGTTTGTGAGTGCAAGTTTTTTTCCTCCTGGTTTCAGTTTCTGTTGATTGATGATTCCGTTTGCTCCTAGCTTGTTGTATCGCCGCACGATTTTTCTCACCCAGTCCCCTGAGAATCCCACAATCTCTGCTACCTTTTGCGCTGACAACTGTGGTTGTTGATTGAGCAATTTATTCATTCTGACGCACCCTACAGTTTGGGTATTTTTTGATCTGGAAGTCCCTAATAACATCTTTTTAGTAGTTAGTGTAAAGCAATGGCGATCGCTCTAGTCGGATGAGCCAAATTGCTCCTACCCTAAATAAAAGAGCCTTTTGTATTAGGTGGAACTCAGCATGAAGCGCATCAGTAAGTCTCTGCTGCTAACCTTGAATTGGATATTGTTGTCAGTTGGGACAACACTATTAATTCTTCTCACTCAACCGATAGCACCAGTACCAGCCCAGGAACCTCCCGCCCCCACTGAGCAAACGAACACACCCCCGCCGGAAAATCCCAATGATCAAAAGCTCAGAGATGCACTAAAACGCTCATCTGCGTCAGAACCCCCACTCAGTCCAGAAGAAATTGCCCGTCAACAAAAACTCATAGAAGCAGATAAACTTTATTTGGCGGGACAAATTGCCGAGGCGGAAAAAATTTACCGCGAAGTTAAAACACCATTTACTCAAACATCTGCATCCAAAGAACGAAAGCCAGCCATCCTTAACCCAATAGAACTTTCACCAGCAGGTAAAGTCTATTGGCGAGAAGCAGAGGCGGGGATAGCCAAGAAATTGC contains:
- the ldpA gene encoding circadian clock protein LdpA; the protein is MTDLLAPLQSLNQGHWFKLICGASFQHLPAVRSLTLAYTLAGADCIDVAADPAVIRDAKEAIQVARNLVKAAQARGLDYQGHAPLLMVSLNDGEDPHFRKAEFNPHHCPADCPRPCEKICPAQAIVFNHQKDNFSGVESQKCYGCGRCLPVCPYDIIYTNSYMSTPEAIAPMVMSAGIDAVEIHTKVGRLAEFKQLWQVISPWADQLKVLAISCPDGKHLVEYLQSIYELISPLPTTLIWQTDGRPMSGDIGDGTTLAAVKLGQKVLAAKLPGYIQLAGGTNSYTVAKLKAMGLLKKAREQGADSRGEISPLTPHPSVSIAGVAYGSYARVMLSPIIEQLEKKEVSNSSVKATVRLEEEPELLWQAVELARSLVSQLKSQQES
- a CDS encoding R3H domain-containing nucleic acid-binding protein, which encodes MTTTDDLQKLLDILPQDLRQVLENHPKRDSLVEVVLDLGRRPEARFPNQAEYLSETPVTQAQIDDCVQRVGNFGGDNRAGIEQTLHRISAIRNRSGKIIGLTCRVGRAVFGTIGMIRDLVETGKSILMLGRPGVGKTTALREIARVLADELHKRVVIIDTSNEIAGDGDVAHPAIGRARRMQVAHPELQHQVMIEAVENHMPEVIVIDEIGTELEALAARTIAERGVQLVGTAHGNQIENLIKNPTLSDLVGGIQAVTLGDDEARRRGSQKTVLERKAPPTFEIAVEMLERQRWVVHESVADTVDTLLRGRQPSPQTRTVDDQGKVAITRQLSVVNGRGGQLATPEESFSPARASNGWRASGQMLAIPSLPLERERISGQSEFDRLLDESFNYPEAIDFGSSARQPGPNGEDLPLHIYPYGVSRHQLEQVISVLTLPVVLTKDIDNADAILALRSHVKNHAKLRQMAKARHVPIHVIKSSTIPQITRGLRRLLNLDDPEIADDRELQLFLHNGSDDEMDALEEARLAVEQIVIPKGQPVELLPRSPQVRKMQHELVEHYRLKSHSFGEEPNRRLRIYPA
- the speB gene encoding agmatinase SpeB encodes the protein MINQLQDYNPSGVGEINGNLLGLPCDYDSANLIVFAVPWEVTVSYGAGTANGPQRILDASVQLDLFDFDHPDGWKQGIFLVEIPQEIIEKNNYYRDLAAQIIERLAQGKLLTDTPDLTPVLTEINQASQQVNQWLFTQCQVAMNQGKQVAVIGGDHSSPLGYFQALSAKYPNFGILHIDAHADLRDAYEGFEFSHASIMFNGLKLPQISKLVQVGLRDISHDEVQMIDESHGRIVAYYDPMIKQKLYGGTNWIELSREIVNHLPEYVHISFDVDGLDPKLCPNTGTPVPGGLELEQVFCLFRELVNSGRKIIGFDVCEVGDGEWDGNVGARVVYKLANLMDLSHKQ
- a CDS encoding RNA recognition motif domain-containing protein gives rise to the protein MSIYVGNLSYEVTQEDISNVFAEYGSVKRVVLPTDRETGRLRGFAFVEMGSDAEETAAIEGLDGAEWMGRDLKVNKAKPKEDRGSFGGGNRGGYGGGGGRSRY